Part of the Mycolicibacterium thermoresistibile genome, CGTTCGGCCAACGGGCTGTCGCCCTCGTAGATGAACGCGCCGACATAGCCGAACAGCAGCGACGCCGCGAACGGTGACGGCGCCGCGGTCTCCACCTCGATGAGTCGTAGCCGCCGTTGCGCGATGCCGCGCATCAACTCGGTCAGCGTGGGGACGTCGTAGACGTCCTGCAGACATTCCCGCACCGTCTCCAGCACGATCGGGAAGTCGGGGTATTTCCGTGCCACGTCGAGCAGTTGCGCGGCGCGCTGGCGTTGATGCCACAGCGGCGAGCGTTTACCCGGGTGGCGGCGCGGCAGCAGCAGGGCGCGGGCCGCGCATTCCCGGAACCGCGACGCGAACAGCGCGGACCCGCCGACCTCGGCGGTGACCAGCGGTTCGATCTCGTCGGCGTCGAACACGAACAGTTCGGCGCCCGGCTGGGTGTCCCCGGTGTCGGGCAGCCGGACGATGATGCCGTCGTCGGATGCGGTGGGTTTCTCGTCGATCCCGTAGCGCTCGGCCAGCCGCCGGCCCACCGCCAGGGCCAGCGGGCCGTGCACCCGCAGACCGTACGGGGAGTGCAGGATCACCCGCCAGTCGCCGAGTTCGTCGCGGAACCGCTCGACCAGCAGCGTGGTGTCACTGGGCACCACGCCGGTGGACTGCCGTTGCTCGTCGAGCAGCTGCCACAGGTTGGTCGTCGCGAACTCGTCGAATCCCATTGCGTGGCAGCGGGTTTCGAAATCAGTGCTGTCGAGCCGGGACAGTTCGCCGGTGAACGCGCCGATCGCCGCGCCGAGTTCGGCGGGCCGGCCCACCCCGTCGCCGCGCCAGAACGGCAGCCGTGCCGGCTGACCGGGCGCGGGCACCACCAGCACCCGGTCGTGGGTGATCTCGGTGATCCGCCAGCTCGTCGCGCCCAGGGAGATCACGTCGCCGGGCCGCGACTCGTAGACCATCTCCTCATCGAGTTCGCCCACCCGGGACGGCTTTTCCGACTCGGTCGCCAGGTACACGGTGAACAGTCCGCGGTCGGGGATCGCGCCACCGGAGGTGACCGCCAGCCGCTGTGCCCCCGGCCGGCCGGTCAACGTTCCGGTGTCGCGGTCGTACACCAGGCGCGGGCGCAGTTCGGCGAACTCGGTGGACGGATACTTCCCGGACAGCAGGTCCAGCGTCGCCTCGAACGCGCTGCGCGGCAGGGTCGCGAACGGGGCGCTGCGCCGCACCGCCTGGAACCACAGGTCGGCGTCGATCGGTTCGAGCGCACAGGCTGCGACGGTGTGCTGGGCCAGCACGTCGAGCGGGTTGGCCGGCACCTGCAGTGTCTCGATCCGGCCGTCGAGCATGCGCTGCACGGTGACCGCGCAGCCGATCAGGTCGGTGCGGTGTTTGGGCAGCAGCACACCCTGGGAGATCTCGCCGACCTGGTGGCCGGCCCGGCCGATGCGTTGCAGCCCGCTGGCCACCGAGGGCGGCGTCTCGACCTGGATCACCAGATCCACCGCACCCATGTCGATGCCCAACTCCAGGCTCGAGGTCGCCACCACCGCCTTGAGCCGTCCGCTCTTGAGGTCCTCCTCGACCAGGGCGCGTTGTTCCTTGGAGACCGAGCCGTGGTGGGCGCGGGCCAGCACGGGTTCGGCGCCCGACGTCTGGCCGCTGGCCAGCAGCTGTGCCGGCGCCCCGCCGGCGACGCGTGGATTGGGTTCGGCCGGCGGCGGACACCCCTGGCGTTCGGCGTGGATCTCGTTGATCCGGGCGGTGAGTCGTTCGGCCAGCCGGCGGGAGTTGGCGAACACGATCGACGACCGGTGCGCCTCGATGAGGTCGACGATGCGTTCCTCCACCGCCGGCCAGATCGTGTTGTGCTCGAGGTTCGCCATGTCGGGCACCGGGACCTGCACCGACAGCTCGAAGGTCTTGGCCGCGGGCGGCGCGACGATCGTCGTCGGGGCCTGCCCGGACAGGAACCGCGCCACTTCCTCGGGTGGGCGGACGGTGGCCGACAACCCGATGCGTTGCGCCGGCCGCGGCAACAGTTGATCCAGCCGCTCCAGCGACAACGCCAGATGCGCCCCGCGTTTGGTGGCGGCGACGGCGTGGATCTCGTCGACGATCACCGTCTGCACCCCGGCCAGGGTGTCGCGGGCCGCCGAGGTCAACATCAAGAACAGCGACTCCGGGGTGGTGATCAGGATGTCCGGCGGCCGGGCGATCAGCTCCCGGCGCTGCGCCGGCGGGGTGTCGCCGGAACGCACCCCCACGCTGATGTCCGGGACACCCGTTCCGCGGCGTTCGGCGATGCGCCGGATCCCGGTCAGCGGGGCGCGCAGGTTGCGTTCGACGTCGACGGCCAGCGCCTTCAGCGGAGACACGTACAGCACCCGGGCGCCGGGATTTCCGGAGCGTTCGTCGGCCGGGGCCGCGACCAGCCGGTCGATGGCCCACAGGAACGCCGCCAGTGTCTTGCCCGAACCGGTGGGTGCGATGACCAGTGTGTTGTCGCCGTCGGCGATGGCCTGCCAGGCCTGCGCCTGGGCGGCCGTGGGGGCCTCGAACGTTCCGGTGAACCAGTCGCGCGTCAACTCCGTGAAGCGCCGCAGCGCCGCGCCGGGATCCGGCGCCGGTTCGGTGGTCACCTTCCCATGGTGCCAATCGGCGCCGACACCCTGCTGTGATCGGCGCGGCCGGCGGTCACCGCTCGGCGGCCAGCGACCGCTGATAACGGCGCATGCCGGCGATCCACCGGTCGTAGTCGGCACCCTTCTGCCGGTACATGTCGAGCACCTCGGGATGCGGCAGCACCAGGAATCGGCCCTCGCGCACCGCGGCGACCGTCAGGTCGGCGACCTCAGCGGCGTCGAGGACCGCACCGGCGGAGGTGATCGACCGGGCGGCCAGCTGCGCGGTGGTGTCCGTCGAATCGCGCACCGCACCCAACAACGGCGTCCGCACACCCATCGGGCACACACAGCTGACGCCGATGCCCCGGTCGCCGTAGGTGATCGCCAGCCACTCGGCGAATCCCACGGCGGCATGCTTGCTCACGGCGTAGGCCGCCGCGCCCAGCTGGGTCAGCAGACCGGCTGCCGACGCGACGCTGACGAAATAGCCGGTGCCGCGTGAGATCCACTGCGGTACCAAGGCATCGGCTGCACGGACATGAGCCCGCAGGTTCACGTCGAGCACCCGGTCCCAGCCGGTGTCCGTGCCCAGCCCGGGCGGACCGATCACACCGGCGTTGGCCACATAGCCGTCCACCGGACCGAATGTCTCCTGCGCCAACGAGATCATGGCGTCGATCCCCGCCGGCGTCGTGGCGTCGGCGCGGATCGGCACCGCGTGTCCGCCGCTGTCGCGGATGGTGGCCGCGGTGGTGTCGGCAGCCGATTCGTCGATGTCACCGGCGACCACCCGGGCGCCGGCATCGGCGAAGGACAGGGCCAACGCCCGGCCGATGCCCGAACCGGCGCCGGTGACCACGAACACGCTGTTGTCGATCCGCATGCGGGCATGATGCCCGGCCAACCCGGCCCATGGAAGACGCTGCCCGGCGTACGGTGGGCATATGCCGAGGTGAAGGGCGGTAACGCGATGGATGTGGTGGGTTCGGCGCTCCGCACGGTCCGGAAGGCGGCGGAGGTCACCACGTCGGCTGCCGGCGCGGTCGGCGGCGCCGCGGTCAACGGCGTCATCGGCGCCGCGCAGGGTGCGGTGTCCGGGGCGCGGGAGGGAGTGGAGAAAGGCAGCGATTCCACTCCGGCGGCGTTGCTCACGCTCGGGGCGATCGGGGCCACCGGACTGATCGAATGGCCGATCGTGCTGGCGGTCGGTGGATCCGCCCTGCTCATCAGACAGTTGAGCCGAAGCTCCGGAACCGACCGTGAGGCGGCGTCGGACGCCGCAGCCGGCGAGCCGAATCTGAAGGTGGTGGACGACACCACCGGATCGGGCGCGACCTCGCGTGGGGCGACACGGAAGGCGACGAAGCCCGGTTCGCGGAAGACGAGCCGGTCCCGAGCGACGTCCAAGTCGGCCCGGTAGGTCGGGCCGGTAGCGCGCCGGTGAGCGGCCCGATGCCGGCCGGTGGTCTCGGGCTAGCTCGTGCGCTTCTTCGCTGCGGTCTTCCTGGCCGCCGTTTTCTTGGCTGGTGTTTTCTTGGCTGGTGTTTTCTTGGCTGCCGTTTTCTTGGTTGGTGTCTTCTTGGCCGCCTTCTCGGACGGTGACTTCTCGGCGGCCGCCTTCTTCGCCGGCTGCGCCGAGGCCGTCGCGCCCGGGGGGAGTGCGTGCTGCGTGGAGGCGGCCTCAGGGTATCCGGATGGGTCCGCGGATCGCGTCTCGGTCAGTTGCCGGGCCACCATGACCTGACCGACGCCGATGGCCACCGCCACCGGCCACTCGAGCACGCCCACCGCGGCGAGCGCACCGAGCGCACCGAAGAACGCCAACTGCTCCGGCGGCGGAACCGTGACCCGCCCCACGATCGGCAGCCGCAGCGAGAACTTCTCCGCCCGCTTGACGGACTCCGAGGCCTCCCGGTGCGAGGAGAAGAAGGACCGGAAAGTATCAGACATTTCGCCTCCCGTTCACCTAGGTGACCCCGGATTCATCAGGATCATTCGATAACCTGCTGGTGTGACTGACAACTCCGGCATTGCCAGCACCGACACCCTGATCGCCGCCGGCGTTCGGCTGCTGACCCCGCCGCTGCGGACGCTCTACGCCGTCCTGGTCCAGGCCGGCATCGTCGTCATCGACGAGGACTGACCTGCCGGTACCGGCGATGCGCTGCAGCACCCCCGGCGCCAGCGCCGCAGCAGTCGCCGCCACCGCGGTCGCCAGAAACGCCTGACCCCACCCGACCGGCCCCACCGGTCTGCACCCGAAGACCTGGCTGACGCCCGGGGTGCTGACGACTCCGGCGAGCACCGCGAACGAACCCAGTGCCGTCAGCACCACCAGGCGGTCCCGGGAGTCGGAGAGGGTCTGCGCCAGCTGGGTCGACACCAGGCCGATCAGCGCGACGGTCGAGGCGCGGGCACCGGTGCCGGTCATCCGGGCCATCGTCCACGCCAGGCCCGCGCCCAGGGTGGTGGCCGCACCGCGGACCGCGATCGCCCGCCACATCGTCGACTCGTCCTGCGCCGCCCGGTCTCGGCGGATGGCGCCCGGGGCGGCCTGCGTGCTCACCGCGAGCGCGGCTGCCGGCATCGCATCGGTGAGCATGTTGACCAACAGCATCTGCCGGGCGTTGAGCACCGAACGCCCGGTCAGCAGGCTGGTGAGCAGCGCGAACGCGATCTCGCCGGAGTTGCCGCCGAGCAACATCGACACCGCCGACTGCACCCGGCGCCACAGATGGTGCCCCTCGTCCAGCGCGTCGATCAGCGCCTCGATCCGTCCGTCGAGCAACACGATGTCCGCCGCCGTGCGCGCCGGATCGCTGCTGCGGGTGGCCACCCCGACACCGACGCTGGCGGCACGGATCGCCGCGGCGTCGTTGGCGCCGTCGCCGACCATGGCGGTCACCACACCGTTGCGCTCCAGGGTCTGCACCACGTCGATCTTGTGCTCCGGTGACATCCGGGCGAACACCGACCGGGACCGCACCGCCGCGGCCCGTTCCTCCGCGGACAACGTCTCCCACTCCGCGCCGGTGATCACCTGCTCCCCGTCGACGTCGAGGCCCAGTTCGCGGGCGGTGACCGCGGCGGTGACCGGGTGGTCCCCGGTGATCAGGCGCACACCGATGCCGCGTTCGGTCAGGTCGGCGAGCACACCCCGGGCGCTGGGGCGGGGCGTGTCGGCCAGGCCGATCAGGCCGAACAGGGACAGGCCCGAACCGCACAACTCGGTGAACACCGCCGGATCGGCGACCGCGGCGGCGGCCTGCTCCGGCGACAGTTCGCGGCCGGCCACCGCCAGCACCCGCAGCCCCTGCGCCGCCATCGCCTCGACCCGGCGGGTGAGCGCACTGTCGCCGCGGGCCAGCGCCGACGCCAGCACCTCAGGTGCACCCTTGATGGTCAGCCGGGTTCCGCGCACCGCGGCGGCGTACGGTCGGCCGGCCTGGAAGGGCAGGAAGCCGTCCCGTTGGGCGGGTGCGGCGATCGCCGCACCGTTGACCGCCCGGATGATCGCCTCATCGGTGGCATGGTGGGCGCGATGGCCCGGTTCGGCGAACGTCGTGCTCAGGGCCGCCTCGAGCACCTCGGTCTCGGTCCGTCCGCGCATCGGATGCACCGCCTTGACCTGCAACCGGTTCTCGCTGAGCGTGCCCGTCTTGTCGAAACACACCACCTGCAGGCGCGCCAGCGCCTCGATCGAATTCGGGTTACGGATCAGGATCGACTCGCCGCTCAACCGGCGTGCCGACGCGAGTTGGGCCAAGGTGGCCACCAACGGCAGACCCTCCGGCACCGCGGCGACGATCAGCGAGACCGCGCTGCCGACCGCGGCACGGATCGGGGTGCCACGCAGCACGCTGAGCAGGCCGACCAGGGCGCCGCTGGACACGCTGAACGGCAGCGCCCGCTTGGTGATGTGGGCGAGTTGGCGTTGCAGGCCGATCTCACCCGGACGTTCGGCGGCCATCGCCAGTGCCCGGCGCACCTCGGTGCGGGGGCCGACCGCGGTGACCACCGCCACCGCGGTGCCCGCCACCATCGTCGTTCCCGCGTACAGCATCCCGGACCGCTCGGCCAACGGCGCGCCCGGCGTGGCCGCGGCGGTCTTCGGCACCGGTAACGATTCCCCGGTCAACGACGACTCGTCGACCTCGACATTCGAAGCCGCCATGATCCGGGCGTCGGCCGGGACCACATCGCCCACCCGCACCTCGATGACATCGCCCGGACGCAGCCGGTTCGCGGGCACCTCCTCGATCGGGCCGGCCT contains:
- a CDS encoding ATP-dependent helicase, which gives rise to MTTEPAPDPGAALRRFTELTRDWFTGTFEAPTAAQAQAWQAIADGDNTLVIAPTGSGKTLAAFLWAIDRLVAAPADERSGNPGARVLYVSPLKALAVDVERNLRAPLTGIRRIAERRGTGVPDISVGVRSGDTPPAQRRELIARPPDILITTPESLFLMLTSAARDTLAGVQTVIVDEIHAVAATKRGAHLALSLERLDQLLPRPAQRIGLSATVRPPEEVARFLSGQAPTTIVAPPAAKTFELSVQVPVPDMANLEHNTIWPAVEERIVDLIEAHRSSIVFANSRRLAERLTARINEIHAERQGCPPPAEPNPRVAGGAPAQLLASGQTSGAEPVLARAHHGSVSKEQRALVEEDLKSGRLKAVVATSSLELGIDMGAVDLVIQVETPPSVASGLQRIGRAGHQVGEISQGVLLPKHRTDLIGCAVTVQRMLDGRIETLQVPANPLDVLAQHTVAACALEPIDADLWFQAVRRSAPFATLPRSAFEATLDLLSGKYPSTEFAELRPRLVYDRDTGTLTGRPGAQRLAVTSGGAIPDRGLFTVYLATESEKPSRVGELDEEMVYESRPGDVISLGATSWRITEITHDRVLVVPAPGQPARLPFWRGDGVGRPAELGAAIGAFTGELSRLDSTDFETRCHAMGFDEFATTNLWQLLDEQRQSTGVVPSDTTLLVERFRDELGDWRVILHSPYGLRVHGPLALAVGRRLAERYGIDEKPTASDDGIIVRLPDTGDTQPGAELFVFDADEIEPLVTAEVGGSALFASRFRECAARALLLPRRHPGKRSPLWHQRQRAAQLLDVARKYPDFPIVLETVRECLQDVYDVPTLTELMRGIAQRRLRLIEVETAAPSPFAASLLFGYVGAFIYEGDSPLAERRAAALSLDPTLLAELLGRVELRELLDPDVVATTGRQLQHLTADRAVRDVEGVADLLRMLGPLTAEEIAARSTSADVGGWLDELAAARRALRVSYAGRQWWVAVEDIGLLRDAVGVAVPVGVPTTFTGAVADPLGELLGRYARTRGPFTTAQAAARFGLGLRVAGDVLHRMAADGRLVRGEFTTDAVDTTEQWCDAEVLRILRRRSLAALRAQVEPVSTAAFGRFLPAWQQVGTANSGIDGLAAVIEQLAGVPMPASAVESLILPQRVRDYQPAMLDELLASGEVIWSGAGAIGGGATGADGWIAFHLGDSAPLTLAEPAEIEFTDVHRAILDTLGGGGGYFFRQLAGGAGTDTTAVRTALWELVWAGWVTGDTFAPVRAMLSGAGRTGRRGGAPAHQQSRRPPRLSRYSVVAAQTRAADPTVAGRWSALPAPETDATVRAHFQAELLLHRYGVLTKGSVVAEAVPGGFGTLYKVLTAFEEAGRCQRGYFVESLGGAQFAVASTVDRLRSYLDSVDPQRPGYHAVVLAAADPANPYGAALPWPAGGAGDPDVGHRPGRKAGALVVLVDGALRWFIERGGRSLLTFGDHADAEAHAAAAAALAGLVTAGRVPSLLVERINGVPVLEPGADAARQAVVDALTGAGFSRTPRGLRLR
- a CDS encoding SDR family NAD(P)-dependent oxidoreductase, giving the protein MRIDNSVFVVTGAGSGIGRALALSFADAGARVVAGDIDESAADTTAATIRDSGGHAVPIRADATTPAGIDAMISLAQETFGPVDGYVANAGVIGPPGLGTDTGWDRVLDVNLRAHVRAADALVPQWISRGTGYFVSVASAAGLLTQLGAAAYAVSKHAAVGFAEWLAITYGDRGIGVSCVCPMGVRTPLLGAVRDSTDTTAQLAARSITSAGAVLDAAEVADLTVAAVREGRFLVLPHPEVLDMYRQKGADYDRWIAGMRRYQRSLAAER
- a CDS encoding cation-translocating P-type ATPase; this translates as MGVLRSTVGGLIGASLRTLQVAAGTALLAGDTVIGAGRTVAGTVADLAADVATGAESTAHTTLGLVVEALGGPPARRTSRNDSRHWIEVCGLSGPDADAIAEEVVSALRAVPGVTDVAINHSMARAVVTVETGVPAADLTAVVAEAERRARTTEAGRHRPHTLPWDDALLAARAVGAAAAAVGLGLSVTGNVLRFRGLPDFLSAIPTLADHNPGIHRQFERRLGREGTDLLFSLLTSASAAMTVSPTSAAAEMATRTMMVVEAVHTRRAWRRHEPRLVRHRPSSRRPHRGTLEFGAGAGERYADRAVRMGVTAAAVVGAVSRNPTIGGAAALVTAPKPSRAAREAFGCAMTRGLITHHDALVVRPRALRALDRVDAVVIDPRVLYTDQLAVTRIVGVTNSDRDRAWRAVQRALDRGGLTPGWHPLSSIAGAPASGRILISPVRDQFAAAVVTEAHRCGRRVLSLDDDGLRSLARGFDKLYPLGDSVDESLAAAVAEAKADGATVALFTSPAMTAPHAADITIGLSPDGHPPPWGADVFVPDLVSMWRILRALPAARSATTKGVRLSASSTAIGALMLIPGVTGNGPDSVNVGVAAGLWSGFRTATKVFDDSPPEPEPSHDWHALPADEVRRLLPRPGDGDRQPPAGRDPALMRPVRAAAAAMTWFWQLTRDFTAEMRSNLADPITPLLATGAVASALLGSPLDAALVGGVLLLNAALSAQQQLHAERILRRLMAVQEPSARRRVRMATATGTGATGTEATPVEAGPIEEVPANRLRPGDVIEVRVGDVVPADARIMAASNVEVDESSLTGESLPVPKTAAATPGAPLAERSGMLYAGTTMVAGTAVAVVTAVGPRTEVRRALAMAAERPGEIGLQRQLAHITKRALPFSVSSGALVGLLSVLRGTPIRAAVGSAVSLIVAAVPEGLPLVATLAQLASARRLSGESILIRNPNSIEALARLQVVCFDKTGTLSENRLQVKAVHPMRGRTETEVLEAALSTTFAEPGHRAHHATDEAIIRAVNGAAIAAPAQRDGFLPFQAGRPYAAAVRGTRLTIKGAPEVLASALARGDSALTRRVEAMAAQGLRVLAVAGRELSPEQAAAAVADPAVFTELCGSGLSLFGLIGLADTPRPSARGVLADLTERGIGVRLITGDHPVTAAVTARELGLDVDGEQVITGAEWETLSAEERAAAVRSRSVFARMSPEHKIDVVQTLERNGVVTAMVGDGANDAAAIRAASVGVGVATRSSDPARTAADIVLLDGRIEALIDALDEGHHLWRRVQSAVSMLLGGNSGEIAFALLTSLLTGRSVLNARQMLLVNMLTDAMPAAALAVSTQAAPGAIRRDRAAQDESTMWRAIAVRGAATTLGAGLAWTMARMTGTGARASTVALIGLVSTQLAQTLSDSRDRLVVLTALGSFAVLAGVVSTPGVSQVFGCRPVGPVGWGQAFLATAVAATAAALAPGVLQRIAGTGRSVLVDDDDAGLDQDGVERPQRRGQQPNAGGDQGVGAGNAGVVSHTSRLSNDPDESGVT